A segment of the Nostoc sp. TCL26-01 genome:
CTATAGACTAATGCCGTCCCAGCAATGATCGCATCTCCCACACTCATTCGTCTTTGTTGTCGTAAAATTACTGCTTGGTTTAAAATGTCTTGAGATATTGGTAAAACTGAAGCAACTTCAAAAAAATCCTCAAAATACTGAAGCTGTAGCTCTGTCAGCAAGTGATAACCTAATACTTCTAAATAACTCAATGCTGATACTGCTGGTGCATACTCAGCAATTAGTTCTCTCAGTTGAATATGTTCTAGTTGAGCAGAGTAGATGATGATGTTGCTATCAAGAAGCACTGTTTCTCATCCTGGAAGTGA
Coding sequences within it:
- a CDS encoding type II toxin-antitoxin system VapC family toxin, translated to MLLDSNIIIYSAQLEHIQLRELIAEYAPAVSALSYLEVLGYHLLTELQLQYFEDFFEVASVLPISQDILNQAVILRQQRRMSVGDAIIAGTALVYRITLITRNTDDFRWITQLELLNPFETR